In Stieleria varia, one genomic interval encodes:
- a CDS encoding DUF1501 domain-containing protein, with the protein MMTKDSSVEGQRESGERSSDRRCFLADNATALGSIALASLLGGDGLHAEETGPVIDPAQPYAPRQPHFQAKAKNVIVIFCAGAVSQLETWDYKPELIKWDDKPLPGGPAVTFQGPAGNLARPQYAFRQRGQTGKWVSDMIPHLAELTDDIAFVHSLTSKSNTHGPAENFLSTGFVLDGFPSLGSWVTYALGSESQELPAYVAIPDPRGVPQNGANNWGAGFLPAAFQGTTMSSKSPVRHLVAQGVTSGENRAARLLLDKMNARHLAANPGNSNLAARIASYELAARMQLSMPELNDIDSEPAHVLRMYGADDPQNADKAAFARNCILARRLVERGVRFVQLFNGAYASGGKLNWDGHNALKEQYDVHAEIMDQPAAALIRDLKQRGLMDETLVVWCTEFGRMPFFQKGAKGRDHNPDGFTCWLTGAGVKPGVSHGMTDELGQKAVENVHPLYHFNATILHLLGLDYDRLSFQHNGIQRRLTNVEGKIIPDVLA; encoded by the coding sequence ATGATGACCAAGGATTCCAGCGTTGAGGGCCAGAGGGAAAGCGGCGAGCGATCATCGGATCGACGCTGTTTTTTGGCTGACAATGCGACCGCGTTGGGATCAATCGCGTTGGCGAGTTTGCTCGGCGGCGATGGATTGCATGCGGAGGAAACGGGACCGGTCATCGATCCTGCGCAGCCGTACGCGCCGCGGCAACCGCATTTCCAGGCCAAGGCAAAGAACGTCATCGTGATCTTTTGCGCCGGTGCGGTCAGCCAATTGGAGACTTGGGACTACAAGCCGGAATTGATCAAGTGGGACGACAAGCCGCTTCCCGGCGGCCCGGCGGTGACCTTTCAAGGCCCAGCGGGCAATCTCGCTCGCCCCCAATACGCGTTCCGACAACGCGGTCAGACGGGCAAATGGGTCAGTGACATGATTCCGCACTTGGCGGAATTGACGGACGACATCGCCTTTGTGCACTCGCTGACAAGCAAATCGAACACGCACGGTCCGGCAGAGAATTTCTTGTCGACGGGATTTGTGTTGGATGGATTTCCGAGTCTCGGTTCGTGGGTCACATACGCGTTGGGCAGTGAAAGCCAGGAGTTGCCAGCGTACGTAGCGATTCCCGATCCCCGCGGTGTACCACAAAACGGTGCGAACAATTGGGGGGCAGGTTTTCTGCCAGCGGCTTTTCAGGGAACAACGATGAGCTCTAAGTCGCCGGTACGACATTTGGTCGCACAGGGCGTGACGTCGGGAGAGAACCGAGCGGCGCGGTTGTTGTTGGACAAAATGAACGCGAGACACTTGGCCGCGAATCCAGGCAACAGCAACTTGGCGGCTCGAATTGCGAGCTATGAACTTGCCGCGCGGATGCAACTGAGCATGCCGGAACTCAACGACATCGACAGCGAACCGGCACACGTCTTGCGGATGTACGGTGCGGACGATCCACAGAATGCCGACAAAGCAGCTTTCGCACGGAACTGCATTCTGGCTCGTCGGTTGGTCGAACGAGGTGTCCGTTTTGTGCAGTTGTTCAACGGTGCCTACGCGAGCGGTGGGAAACTCAATTGGGACGGGCACAATGCGTTGAAGGAACAATACGACGTTCACGCAGAGATCATGGATCAACCTGCAGCGGCGCTGATTCGGGATCTGAAGCAGCGTGGGTTGATGGATGAAACGCTGGTGGTTTGGTGCACCGAGTTTGGCCGCATGCCGTTTTTTCAAAAGGGTGCCAAGGGACGTGACCATAATCCGGACGGCTTTACGTGCTGGCTGACCGGGGCGGGAGTGAAGCCGGGAGTGAGTCACGGCATGACGGACGAGTTGGGACAGAAAGCGGTCGAAAATGTTCATCCGCTGTACCACTTCAACGCCACCATCTTGCACCTACTGGGGCTTGACTATGATCGCTTGAGTTTTCAGCACAACGGAATTCAACGTCGACTGACGAACGTGGAGGGCAAGATCATCCCCGACGTGCTGGCGTAG
- a CDS encoding alanine racemase, translating into MSAAADSYWSDISGLQHLGTPGLLFDLDRIGHNIRTMIQTVGGPDHVGRLRPHVKTVKSSTIIRMQVDAGIRQFKAATVSEARAAAMAGADDVMLAHQLPGVKFTRLLQLAQSNPRTLFSTVVDNAATLTEIEQAVATHSKPFPVWIDVDCGMHRTGIELGDGAAELQSRIERSPVLKFAGLHVYDGHIHDADIDARQRQVDTILDSIRDYTSSHACPAIVCGGSPTFGLYAAQTDYQCSPGTNVLWDIGYANSYAEMPHQIAAALVTRVISHPTANTWCLDLGYKAVASEMPLPQRVMLPSVPDAMFCGHSEEHMVIETERPLSIGQTLVSLPKHICPSVALYGKATIIENGCATDRIIEIDARDR; encoded by the coding sequence ATGAGCGCGGCAGCGGATTCCTACTGGAGCGATATCTCAGGTCTCCAACACCTCGGTACGCCTGGACTGTTGTTCGACTTGGATCGTATCGGACACAACATCCGAACGATGATTCAGACGGTTGGTGGCCCCGATCACGTCGGCCGCCTGCGTCCCCACGTCAAAACGGTCAAGTCATCGACGATCATTCGAATGCAAGTCGACGCCGGGATCCGGCAATTCAAGGCGGCAACGGTCTCTGAAGCTCGCGCCGCTGCGATGGCAGGAGCGGACGACGTGATGCTCGCACATCAATTGCCGGGAGTAAAGTTCACCAGGTTGTTGCAACTTGCACAATCGAATCCGCGAACCTTGTTTTCGACCGTCGTGGACAACGCGGCGACGCTGACGGAAATCGAACAAGCCGTCGCGACGCACTCCAAGCCTTTTCCCGTTTGGATTGATGTCGACTGCGGGATGCATCGCACGGGCATTGAGTTGGGTGATGGAGCCGCCGAACTGCAGTCGCGAATCGAACGCTCGCCGGTGTTGAAATTCGCCGGCTTGCACGTCTATGACGGCCACATTCATGACGCCGATATCGATGCCAGGCAGCGTCAAGTCGACACGATCTTAGATTCGATACGCGACTACACCAGCAGTCACGCTTGCCCTGCAATCGTATGCGGCGGTTCACCAACCTTTGGCTTGTATGCGGCACAAACCGACTACCAGTGCAGCCCCGGTACAAATGTGCTCTGGGACATTGGCTACGCAAACTCGTATGCTGAGATGCCTCACCAGATCGCAGCGGCCTTGGTCACTCGGGTGATCAGTCATCCGACCGCTAACACATGGTGTTTGGATCTGGGATACAAAGCGGTCGCAAGCGAGATGCCCTTGCCGCAACGCGTGATGTTGCCATCGGTGCCGGATGCAATGTTTTGCGGGCACAGCGAAGAACACATGGTGATCGAAACGGAGAGACCGCTGTCGATCGGCCAAACTCTCGTTTCCTTGCCCAAGCACATCTGTCCGAGCGTCGCCTTATATGGCAAAGCGACCATCATTGAAAACGGCTGTGCCACTGATCGTATCATCGAAATCGATGCTCGCGATCGATAA
- a CDS encoding PmoA family protein → MRCPLIAPALTCFSLVPIFLCVTVIATLSHAGEVAITETEGKAVVTLDGKPFAEYRSDGYAKPIVYPIIGPHGIPMTRSYPMEKGVDNEASDHPHHKSLWYTHDEVNGVRFWMEGESTKENIAVGKIVQTSMKIEGNTITTTDDWVGPDGKVVCSDTRTLTFGGDDNDRHIDVTVQWRATNGEVHIGDTKEGTMGIRTNPLLRLSNDPKRGNHTAKGKAINSEGVEGKDIWGKRAKWVDYWAPVNDHVVGVAIFDHPSNPKHPTWWHARNYGLVAANPFGVHDFEGKPKGTGDVTIPAGESLTFRYRFLFHTGDVQSANIAAKYADFAETK, encoded by the coding sequence ATGCGTTGCCCCTTGATCGCCCCCGCACTCACTTGCTTTTCACTCGTTCCGATTTTTTTGTGTGTGACCGTCATTGCGACGCTCAGTCATGCTGGCGAAGTCGCGATCACGGAAACCGAAGGCAAAGCCGTCGTCACCCTCGACGGAAAACCGTTTGCCGAGTACCGCAGTGACGGCTACGCAAAACCGATCGTCTATCCGATCATTGGGCCACACGGCATCCCGATGACACGCAGTTATCCGATGGAAAAGGGTGTCGACAATGAAGCGAGCGATCACCCCCACCACAAATCACTGTGGTACACGCATGACGAAGTCAACGGGGTTCGGTTTTGGATGGAAGGCGAAAGCACCAAGGAAAACATCGCGGTCGGAAAAATTGTCCAAACGTCGATGAAGATCGAGGGCAACACCATTACGACGACGGATGACTGGGTCGGTCCGGATGGCAAAGTCGTTTGCAGTGACACACGCACGTTGACCTTCGGCGGAGATGACAACGATCGACACATCGACGTCACCGTGCAATGGCGCGCTACCAATGGCGAAGTCCATATCGGCGACACCAAGGAAGGCACCATGGGCATCCGCACGAATCCTTTGCTGCGTCTGTCCAATGACCCCAAACGCGGAAATCACACAGCCAAGGGAAAAGCGATCAACAGCGAAGGCGTCGAGGGCAAAGACATCTGGGGCAAACGCGCCAAGTGGGTCGACTACTGGGCTCCGGTAAACGACCACGTCGTCGGCGTTGCGATCTTTGATCATCCGTCCAACCCCAAGCACCCGACATGGTGGCACGCACGCAATTACGGGTTGGTCGCCGCGAATCCCTTTGGCGTGCACGATTTCGAAGGCAAGCCGAAAGGCACGGGCGACGTGACCATCCCCGCTGGCGAATCCTTGACATTCCGCTATCGATTCTTGTTCCACACCGGTGACGTGCAATCCGCCAACATTGCTGCGAAGTATGCCGATTTCGCGGAGACCAAATGA
- a CDS encoding nucleotide pyrophosphohydrolase, whose protein sequence is MGEIQSTDGGSSDRETTVSQLRDVVQQFVDERNWRSFHNPKNLAMSLAIETAELMEHFQWLSLEQSDELLDDPQRMAAVGEELADCLSYVLALANTMQIDLSTTLRRKMVLNRKKYPVDPA, encoded by the coding sequence ATGGGCGAAATTCAGAGCACGGACGGCGGGTCAAGCGATCGTGAAACCACGGTGTCTCAGTTGCGCGATGTTGTGCAACAATTCGTGGATGAGCGGAACTGGCGTTCGTTTCACAACCCCAAGAATCTGGCGATGTCGCTGGCGATCGAGACGGCGGAGCTGATGGAGCACTTTCAGTGGTTGTCGCTCGAACAGTCCGATGAACTGTTGGATGATCCGCAGAGGATGGCAGCGGTCGGCGAAGAATTAGCGGACTGTTTATCCTACGTGCTTGCGTTGGCCAACACGATGCAAATCGATTTGAGCACCACGCTGAGGCGAAAGATGGTGCTGAACCGAAAGAAGTATCCCGTCGACCCGGCGTGA
- a CDS encoding uracil-DNA glycosylase family protein, protein MDRPASAPCERLIKAAKKLSRQCDQLCFADPVTHVYNPLNYAWKAHRAYLSMASASTEVVFLGMNPGPWGMAQTGVPFGEIDAVKNWLGIDVPVSKPDNEHPKRPIEGFQCTRSEVSGRRLWGLMQSRFGKPNAFLKQHFILNYCPLVFMESSARNRTPDKLPVDERKPLDDVCDQHLQTVLQILEPKHVVGVGAYAEQCLARALEQIGNQERKSPIQISRVLHPSPASPAANRGWAEQAEKQLCDAGIWS, encoded by the coding sequence ATGGATAGACCCGCATCCGCTCCGTGCGAGCGGTTGATCAAAGCCGCCAAGAAACTCTCGCGTCAATGCGATCAACTCTGCTTTGCCGACCCCGTCACCCATGTTTACAACCCACTCAACTACGCCTGGAAGGCTCACCGAGCCTACCTTTCGATGGCGTCTGCGAGTACCGAAGTGGTCTTCTTGGGCATGAACCCTGGTCCGTGGGGCATGGCACAGACCGGCGTTCCCTTCGGTGAAATCGATGCGGTCAAAAACTGGTTGGGGATCGACGTTCCGGTCAGTAAACCCGACAACGAACATCCCAAGCGACCGATCGAAGGGTTTCAGTGCACACGCAGCGAAGTCAGTGGACGTCGACTTTGGGGACTGATGCAATCCCGATTCGGCAAACCCAACGCATTTCTCAAACAACACTTCATTTTGAACTACTGTCCGCTGGTGTTCATGGAATCGTCCGCGCGAAACCGGACGCCCGATAAACTGCCCGTGGACGAACGCAAACCGCTGGATGACGTTTGTGATCAACATTTGCAAACGGTGTTGCAAATATTGGAGCCCAAGCATGTCGTTGGTGTCGGCGCCTATGCCGAACAATGTTTGGCCCGAGCGCTCGAACAAATCGGAAACCAAGAACGCAAGTCGCCGATCCAAATCAGCCGCGTCCTGCACCCCAGTCCGGCATCGCCTGCGGCCAATCGCGGGTGGGCCGAACAAGCTGAAAAGCAGCTTTGTGATGCCGGAATCTGGAGCTGA